In one window of Nakamurella sp. PAMC28650 DNA:
- a CDS encoding VOC family protein gives MTTTQGIRTVLHPVADLEAAKAVYAALLGVAPQTDSPYYVGFVAAGQQIGLVPNRGPQGMASPVAYWHVSDLGVKIAEMIAAGATEKESAHDVGGGRLIATLTDPDGNVLGLIQDN, from the coding sequence ATGACCACCACCCAGGGCATCAGGACCGTGCTGCATCCCGTGGCGGATCTGGAGGCGGCCAAGGCGGTCTACGCGGCTCTGCTCGGCGTGGCGCCACAGACCGACTCGCCCTACTACGTGGGCTTCGTGGCCGCCGGCCAGCAGATCGGACTGGTGCCGAACCGTGGACCACAGGGCATGGCCTCGCCGGTGGCGTACTGGCACGTCTCCGACCTCGGGGTGAAGATCGCCGAGATGATCGCGGCGGGTGCCACGGAGAAGGAGTCTGCGCACGACGTGGGTGGAGGTCGCCTGATCGCCACCCTGACCGATCCGGATGGCAATGTTCTCGGCCTCATCCAGGACAACTGA
- a CDS encoding helix-turn-helix transcriptional regulator, with the protein MTGRPALAQRLRDLALLRRVRDRMDREYAQPLDVEALARGVHLSAGHLSREFRRAYGESPYSYLMTRRIERAMALLRRGDMSVTEVCFAVGCSSLGTFSARFTELVGVAPSLYRRQTVPATAEMPSCVTKQVTRPVRIRDAPATEPQPA; encoded by the coding sequence ATGACCGGCCGTCCCGCCCTGGCGCAACGTCTGCGTGATCTCGCGCTGCTGCGGCGTGTCCGGGATCGGATGGACCGGGAGTACGCCCAGCCGCTCGATGTCGAGGCACTCGCCCGTGGCGTGCACCTGTCGGCCGGCCATCTCAGCCGCGAGTTCCGGCGTGCGTACGGCGAATCCCCCTACAGCTACCTGATGACGCGGCGGATCGAGCGTGCGATGGCGTTGCTGCGCCGGGGCGACATGAGCGTGACCGAGGTGTGTTTCGCAGTTGGCTGCTCGTCGTTGGGCACGTTCAGTGCCCGCTTCACCGAGCTGGTCGGGGTGGCGCCGAGCCTCTACCGCCGGCAGACGGTGCCCGCGACGGCAGAAATGCCGTCCTGCGTGACCAAGCAGGTGACCAGACCGGTAAGGATTCGAGACGCGCCGGCCACCGAGCCGCAACCAGCGTGA
- a CDS encoding VOC family protein: MDITVHSSFLPQDDPDAALAFNRDTLGFEVRLDVGYDGMRWITVGPVDQPSTSIVLHPPAADPGITEDERRTILEMMAKGTYARLLLATADLDGTFERIRASGAEIVQEPIEQPYGVRDCAVRDPAGNLIRVQEKR; encoded by the coding sequence ATGGACATCACCGTTCATTCCAGTTTTCTCCCGCAGGACGATCCGGATGCCGCCCTGGCCTTCAACCGCGACACGCTCGGCTTCGAGGTGCGGCTGGATGTCGGCTACGACGGAATGCGTTGGATCACGGTCGGTCCCGTCGACCAGCCGAGCACGTCGATCGTCCTGCACCCCCCGGCCGCCGACCCTGGCATCACCGAGGACGAGCGCCGCACCATCCTGGAGATGATGGCCAAGGGGACCTACGCGCGCCTGCTCCTGGCCACCGCCGATCTCGACGGCACCTTCGAGAGGATCCGGGCCAGCGGGGCCGAGATCGTGCAGGAGCCGATCGAGCAGCCCTACGGGGTTCGCGACTGCGCCGTCCGGGATCCCGCGGGTAATTTGATCCGTGTCCAGGAAAAGCGGTGA
- a CDS encoding SDR family oxidoreductase, with translation MIVITGATGALNGATVDHLLERVPATEIVVVARDPAKALRFADRGAAVRHGDYADPDSLPAAFEGADQLLLVSSSDPAADAVSLHRNAIAAAVTAGVGRILYTSHQGAASDTPFGPGRDHAATEQLLVESGIPWTSLRNGFYAHSLSWLTGPWRETGVITVPADGPVSWTARADAAEAAAVILTSNDAYDGPTTLTAGAAPTFQEIAAIASEVSGRMIRLVVMDAEEWVAAQVAAGQKEFMVRFLLGMYHAAEQGFFAGVDPLLGTLLNRQPLTARDVLAQPAVH, from the coding sequence ATGATCGTCATCACCGGCGCAACCGGCGCGCTCAACGGCGCGACCGTCGACCACCTGCTCGAGCGAGTACCCGCCACCGAGATCGTCGTGGTCGCCCGCGACCCGGCCAAAGCCCTGAGGTTCGCAGATCGCGGCGCGGCCGTCAGACACGGCGACTACGCCGACCCGGACTCCCTGCCGGCCGCATTCGAGGGCGCCGACCAACTGCTCCTGGTGTCCTCCAGCGACCCGGCCGCCGATGCAGTCAGCCTGCACCGCAACGCAATCGCCGCAGCGGTCACCGCCGGGGTCGGGCGCATCCTGTATACCAGCCATCAGGGCGCGGCATCGGACACACCGTTCGGGCCGGGACGCGACCACGCCGCCACCGAGCAGCTGCTCGTCGAGTCCGGAATCCCGTGGACCTCACTCCGCAACGGGTTCTACGCCCACAGCCTGAGCTGGCTGACCGGTCCGTGGCGCGAGACCGGCGTGATCACGGTCCCAGCCGACGGACCGGTGTCGTGGACGGCCCGCGCGGACGCCGCCGAGGCCGCGGCCGTCATTCTCACGTCCAACGACGCCTACGACGGTCCGACGACCCTGACCGCGGGCGCGGCGCCGACGTTCCAGGAGATTGCCGCCATCGCGTCCGAGGTGTCCGGCCGAATGATCCGGCTGGTCGTGATGGACGCGGAGGAATGGGTGGCCGCGCAGGTCGCGGCCGGGCAGAAGGAGTTCATGGTGCGGTTCCTGCTCGGCATGTACCATGCCGCCGAACAGGGCTTCTTCGCCGGGGTCGACCCGCTGCTCGGCACCCTGCTGAACCGTCAACCACTGACGGCACGCGACGTGCTCGCCCAGCCGGCCGTCCACTAG
- a CDS encoding TetR/AcrR family transcriptional regulator: MIETTSARADTRSRIVEVAARLLQEEGPAAVTTRGVAEGAGVQAPTIYRLFGDKDGLLDAVAEHVMAAFVSAKSEIVKAASAADVDPLEDLRAGWETQIDFGVDNPALFRLLSDPARVVPSPAAQSGRKVLESRVHRVAVTGRLRVSEARAVDLIQAAGIGTIQSLLATVPDQRDPGLAGAMYEAVLRQIITDAPERSDDGSKATAVAFRAIAHRLDVLSESERRLLAEWLDRVINAG; encoded by the coding sequence ATGATCGAAACGACCAGCGCCCGGGCCGACACGCGGTCGAGGATCGTCGAAGTCGCGGCGCGACTCCTCCAGGAGGAAGGTCCCGCTGCGGTCACCACTCGTGGCGTTGCCGAGGGGGCCGGTGTGCAGGCCCCGACCATCTACCGCTTGTTCGGTGACAAGGACGGCCTGCTCGACGCAGTGGCCGAACACGTGATGGCCGCCTTCGTGTCCGCCAAATCCGAGATCGTGAAGGCCGCCTCCGCAGCAGATGTCGATCCGCTGGAGGATCTCCGGGCCGGCTGGGAAACGCAGATCGATTTCGGTGTCGACAATCCGGCTCTCTTCCGGCTGCTGAGCGATCCCGCCCGGGTCGTGCCATCGCCGGCGGCCCAGTCGGGCAGGAAGGTGCTGGAATCAAGAGTGCATCGGGTGGCGGTGACCGGCCGGCTCCGGGTGAGCGAGGCCCGCGCGGTCGACCTCATCCAGGCTGCCGGCATCGGCACCATCCAGAGTCTGCTCGCGACAGTCCCTGATCAACGCGATCCGGGCCTGGCCGGCGCCATGTACGAGGCGGTGCTCAGGCAGATCATCACCGACGCTCCGGAGCGCTCGGATGACGGATCGAAGGCGACGGCCGTCGCGTTCCGGGCAATAGCGCACCGACTTGACGTGCTGAGTGAATCCGAACGTCGGCTCCTGGCCGAGTGGCTGGACCGTGTGATCAACGCCGGCTGA
- a CDS encoding glycosyltransferase gives MRVLFSSTSGLGHVYPLVPLARALSTAGHQVLWAGHASVGALVSWAGLASAPAGLQGAGFTAVIDDLRRRGRQLPPTERAAFMFPHVFGSALPPAMATGLLALAREWHPDLLIHEQAEMASPLVAAVIGVPSVMQSYGGAVPPAILTEAADRLESLWRAYGLAIPAYAGCFDAPFLDICPPSVRPVPLTHVPIVQQLRPTPYAGPYQDGLVVPGGSDPLIYLTLGTIPGTTATLSAVLRALSRMSVRIIATAGPEADPAALGEQPAHIAVTRYAPQTQILPLCDAVISHAGSGTFLGALAHGLPQLCLPQAADQFRNAHACVRAGAGLALHPDDATPSAIVQATWALLDQRPLRDHAARIRIEIEAMPTPEDVVPLLEFLTTS, from the coding sequence GTGCGGGTTCTGTTTTCGTCGACCTCCGGGCTTGGCCATGTGTATCCGTTGGTTCCGCTGGCGCGTGCGTTGTCGACCGCTGGACACCAGGTGCTGTGGGCCGGGCACGCCAGTGTCGGGGCGCTGGTCAGCTGGGCCGGGCTGGCGTCAGCTCCGGCCGGGTTGCAGGGCGCCGGTTTCACGGCCGTGATCGACGATTTGCGTCGTCGGGGCAGGCAGCTGCCGCCGACCGAGCGGGCGGCGTTCATGTTTCCCCACGTGTTCGGCAGCGCACTGCCCCCGGCGATGGCAACCGGGTTGCTTGCTCTGGCGCGGGAGTGGCACCCCGACCTGCTGATCCACGAGCAGGCCGAAATGGCCTCGCCGTTGGTCGCGGCGGTGATCGGTGTGCCCAGCGTGATGCAGTCCTACGGGGGCGCCGTCCCGCCGGCCATCCTCACCGAGGCAGCGGACCGCCTGGAGTCCCTGTGGCGTGCGTACGGGCTGGCCATCCCTGCCTACGCCGGCTGCTTCGACGCCCCGTTCCTGGACATCTGCCCGCCGAGCGTTCGGCCGGTGCCGTTGACCCACGTCCCCATCGTGCAACAGCTCCGACCAACCCCGTACGCCGGGCCCTACCAGGACGGCCTGGTCGTCCCCGGGGGCTCGGACCCGCTGATCTACCTGACCCTGGGCACCATCCCCGGAACGACGGCCACCCTGTCCGCTGTCCTGCGCGCACTGTCGAGGATGTCGGTCCGGATCATCGCCACTGCGGGGCCGGAGGCAGATCCGGCTGCGCTCGGGGAGCAGCCCGCCCACATCGCCGTCACCCGCTATGCGCCCCAGACCCAGATTCTTCCGCTGTGCGACGCGGTCATCTCCCATGCCGGGTCCGGCACCTTCCTCGGTGCCCTGGCCCACGGACTACCCCAGCTCTGCCTACCTCAGGCCGCGGACCAGTTCCGCAACGCCCACGCGTGCGTGCGCGCAGGCGCCGGGCTCGCCCTGCACCCGGACGACGCGACGCCGAGCGCCATCGTGCAGGCCACCTGGGCACTGCTGGATCAACGCCCGCTCCGGGACCACGCCGCACGTATCCGAATCGAGATCGAGGCCATGCCGACACCGGAGGACGTCGTTCCGCTCCTTGAATTTCTGACGACCTCGTGA
- a CDS encoding COG4280 domain-containing protein codes for MSGSALFVAVFLACIVEAVEALTIILAAGTARDWRSAITGLVAGLTVLAVVVAVLGPAISVIPLGGLRLFVGGLLLIFGLQWLRKAILRASGHKALHDEAEIYRRELAAARAAQGSGRGFVQDWYAFTLSFKGVVLEGLEVVFITLTFGSNQHDIPLAAAAALAAVLLVTAVGFAIRAPLARVPENSMKFVVGIMLTAFGLFWGGEGAGAHWPGSDAALLVLIPAIAVFALLLVALFRRSAPREVAVAASFNTGSGV; via the coding sequence GTGAGTGGTTCAGCGTTGTTCGTCGCCGTCTTCCTGGCCTGCATCGTGGAGGCTGTCGAGGCGTTGACGATCATCCTTGCGGCCGGAACGGCCAGGGACTGGCGTTCGGCGATCACCGGGTTGGTGGCCGGACTGACAGTCCTTGCCGTGGTGGTGGCGGTGCTCGGTCCGGCGATCTCGGTGATCCCCCTGGGTGGTCTCCGGCTCTTCGTCGGGGGCCTCTTGTTGATCTTCGGGTTGCAATGGCTGCGGAAGGCCATTCTGAGGGCCAGCGGGCACAAGGCGCTGCACGACGAGGCCGAGATCTATCGCCGAGAGCTGGCCGCGGCCCGGGCTGCGCAGGGGAGCGGCCGCGGATTCGTCCAGGACTGGTATGCCTTCACACTGTCCTTCAAAGGTGTTGTCCTGGAGGGCCTGGAGGTCGTTTTCATCACCTTGACCTTCGGCAGCAACCAGCACGACATCCCGCTCGCGGCGGCGGCGGCCCTGGCCGCGGTGCTCTTGGTGACGGCGGTGGGATTTGCGATTCGGGCGCCGTTGGCCCGGGTGCCGGAGAACAGCATGAAGTTCGTCGTCGGGATCATGCTGACCGCATTCGGGCTGTTCTGGGGAGGTGAGGGTGCCGGCGCCCACTGGCCCGGTTCCGATGCCGCACTCCTGGTGCTCATCCCGGCGATCGCGGTGTTCGCGCTCTTGCTGGTGGCGCTGTTCCGTCGGTCCGCCCCTCGCGAGGTAGCCGTTGCGGCCTCCTTCAACACCGGATCTGGGGTCTGA
- a CDS encoding Chromate resistance protein ChrB, protein MSDADDAGAVDGGADDLAGVWLLLVYRVPSEPTRLRATVWRRLKSLGAVYLQNSAAVLPAGEGAERALRRLRHEIGEMQGTAMLLSCTPVVGGQDVAALFQAARDGEYEEILDKCLDFHTGLEKEYAAAHFTFGELEENEVELVKLRNWYAKVRERDVFGAPRRQPAADALDGCEKALEAYATRVYLEEGDGV, encoded by the coding sequence ATGAGTGATGCCGATGACGCCGGGGCAGTCGATGGGGGCGCCGATGACCTGGCCGGGGTCTGGTTGCTGCTGGTGTACCGGGTGCCCTCGGAGCCCACCCGGCTCCGGGCTACGGTCTGGCGCCGCTTGAAGTCACTGGGCGCGGTCTATCTTCAGAATTCGGCCGCTGTCCTACCGGCCGGAGAGGGCGCCGAACGGGCATTGCGCCGTCTGCGCCACGAAATCGGCGAGATGCAAGGGACGGCGATGTTGCTGTCGTGTACGCCGGTGGTCGGCGGGCAGGACGTCGCCGCGTTGTTCCAGGCAGCCCGCGACGGTGAATACGAGGAGATCTTGGACAAGTGCCTGGACTTCCATACCGGGTTGGAAAAGGAATATGCAGCAGCGCATTTCACCTTCGGCGAGTTGGAGGAGAACGAGGTCGAATTGGTGAAGTTGCGGAACTGGTATGCCAAGGTGCGGGAGCGGGACGTATTCGGCGCACCGAGACGGCAACCCGCCGCCGACGCGCTGGATGGCTGCGAGAAGGCGCTGGAAGCCTACGCGACCCGGGTGTACCTGGAGGAGGGGGACGGCGTCTGA
- a CDS encoding pyruvate kinase: protein MSKIVPALVISNGVPVEPAETPPATHETERAFVSTSNSEMLLRVAEQLGDLRRQLTEAEALWARQIALVDPANRASAVNLVHYWSIRKHDLRALQSQLAAFGLSSLGRSEPHVRNTLEAIAATVEALIGAPVARRDPLAEFGDGPRLLRRRAAELFGPAPLNRQTRIMVTLPPEAATDPKLVQELVEHGMEVARVNCAHDDSVAWALMIGHVRAATAATGRHCRVAMDLPGPKLRTGPLAPGPQVIKLKPTRNSVGVVTAVGYGWLTPAEDPQPPPRSGMATIRLPRSWIAQLQVKETIDLNDTREERRHLLVERTDVGGALVSTRQSTYVGTGTELRAHNGDRVTVTALPAIEQFLTLQVGDELVLTRDCSPAPMPTGGHPARIGCTLPEAFGHVQVGHAVHLDDGKMSAEVIAAAEDQFTVRITTAAVNGSRLRAAKGINLPDTFLPVPALTNADRENLPFVSEHADIVEMSFARSAQDVADLLVALTDLGDQRLGIVLKIETAQGFSNLPAILLAAMQRRHTGVMIARGDLAGECEYERLAELQEEIMWLAEAAHLPVIWATQVLDQMARTGQPSRAEITDAAMGVRAECVMLNKGPHILDAVDTLADILERMTGHHDKKNALMRPLRSWRLHRSTGST, encoded by the coding sequence ATGAGTAAAATCGTACCTGCGCTCGTCATCTCCAACGGTGTTCCGGTGGAGCCGGCAGAGACGCCGCCCGCCACACATGAGACCGAACGGGCATTCGTGAGCACCTCGAACAGCGAGATGCTTCTGCGGGTGGCCGAGCAGCTCGGCGACCTGCGCCGCCAGTTGACGGAGGCCGAGGCGCTGTGGGCCCGTCAGATCGCCCTGGTCGACCCCGCAAATCGAGCCAGCGCGGTGAACCTGGTCCACTACTGGTCGATCCGCAAGCACGACCTGCGCGCCCTGCAATCGCAGCTGGCCGCATTCGGGTTGTCTTCGTTGGGTCGAAGCGAACCACACGTCCGAAACACCCTGGAGGCAATCGCCGCCACCGTCGAAGCCCTGATCGGTGCACCGGTCGCCCGACGCGACCCGTTGGCGGAGTTCGGTGACGGACCCCGCCTGCTGCGGCGGCGGGCTGCAGAACTGTTCGGGCCGGCTCCGTTGAACCGACAGACCCGGATCATGGTGACCCTGCCTCCTGAAGCGGCCACCGATCCGAAGCTGGTGCAGGAACTCGTCGAACACGGGATGGAGGTGGCCCGGGTCAACTGCGCCCACGACGACAGCGTCGCGTGGGCGTTGATGATCGGCCACGTCCGGGCCGCGACCGCTGCGACCGGGCGACATTGCCGGGTGGCGATGGACCTGCCGGGGCCGAAGCTGCGTACCGGACCCCTGGCACCTGGCCCCCAGGTCATCAAGCTCAAACCCACCCGGAACAGCGTGGGCGTCGTCACTGCGGTCGGGTACGGCTGGTTGACCCCGGCCGAGGACCCGCAACCGCCGCCGCGATCCGGCATGGCAACGATCCGCCTACCCCGATCCTGGATTGCGCAGCTCCAGGTGAAGGAGACCATCGACCTGAACGACACCCGGGAGGAAAGGCGTCACCTCCTGGTGGAGAGAACTGACGTCGGCGGCGCCCTGGTGTCCACCCGGCAGAGCACCTACGTGGGAACCGGAACGGAACTACGCGCCCACAACGGCGACCGGGTCACCGTGACAGCGCTACCGGCGATCGAACAGTTCCTGACCCTTCAGGTGGGCGACGAACTGGTGCTGACCCGCGACTGCTCCCCCGCACCGATGCCTACCGGCGGTCATCCGGCACGCATCGGCTGCACCCTGCCCGAGGCATTCGGCCACGTCCAGGTGGGTCACGCAGTCCACCTCGACGACGGGAAGATGAGCGCTGAGGTGATCGCCGCCGCCGAAGATCAATTCACCGTGCGGATCACCACCGCCGCGGTCAACGGCAGCCGTCTACGCGCTGCGAAGGGCATCAACCTGCCGGATACGTTCCTGCCGGTCCCGGCCCTGACCAACGCAGACCGCGAAAATCTGCCGTTCGTCAGCGAGCATGCCGACATCGTCGAGATGTCGTTCGCGCGAAGCGCCCAGGACGTGGCCGACCTCCTTGTCGCCCTGACCGATCTGGGCGATCAACGGCTCGGGATCGTACTGAAGATCGAGACCGCGCAGGGATTTTCGAACCTGCCGGCGATCCTGCTGGCTGCGATGCAACGGCGGCACACCGGGGTGATGATCGCCCGCGGGGACCTGGCCGGGGAATGTGAATACGAAAGGCTCGCCGAATTGCAGGAAGAGATCATGTGGCTCGCCGAAGCAGCGCACCTACCGGTCATCTGGGCGACCCAGGTCCTTGATCAAATGGCCCGTACCGGGCAGCCGTCCCGAGCCGAGATCACCGACGCAGCGATGGGAGTGCGCGCCGAATGCGTGATGCTCAACAAGGGTCCCCACATCCTGGACGCCGTCGACACCCTCGCCGACATCCTGGAACGGATGACCGGCCACCACGACAAGAAGAACGCACTGATGCGTCCCCTGCGTTCCTGGCGGCTCCACCGCTCGACAGGATCAACGTGA
- a CDS encoding DUF5994 family protein, which translates to MEIISGSQPASTPSVEGQACSGVRLELKRNIPDLAWVDGAWWPRTTDLTAELPPLLTALFDRVGTAAMVGYQLNAWNFAEPHLDTVIGRVVLQGFTGDDLQTVLVVGTDGQRLTLLVIPPGTGNATALGALQAVARPTSAPNRPRSHSDGAIEQSLEEVAKRLADLGRRTDERTENIARWVQEAGREFVNAPVQAFVPILVEHIVRQKLGPSARTAIAEP; encoded by the coding sequence ATGGAAATCATCTCGGGTTCGCAACCTGCGTCGACTCCGAGTGTGGAAGGCCAGGCCTGCTCCGGAGTTCGTCTGGAGCTCAAACGGAACATTCCCGATCTGGCGTGGGTCGACGGGGCGTGGTGGCCTCGAACCACCGATCTGACTGCGGAGTTGCCGCCGCTGCTGACAGCGCTGTTCGACCGGGTCGGAACCGCTGCGATGGTTGGCTATCAACTCAACGCCTGGAACTTTGCCGAGCCTCACCTGGACACCGTGATCGGAAGGGTCGTTCTGCAGGGATTCACCGGCGATGACCTGCAGACCGTTCTGGTCGTCGGCACGGACGGACAGCGGCTCACCCTGCTCGTCATTCCCCCGGGGACCGGGAACGCCACCGCCTTGGGCGCGCTGCAAGCGGTAGCCCGGCCGACCTCGGCCCCCAACCGTCCACGGAGTCACAGCGACGGGGCGATCGAGCAGTCATTGGAGGAAGTGGCGAAAAGGTTGGCCGACCTGGGGCGCCGGACCGACGAGCGGACCGAGAACATCGCGCGGTGGGTACAGGAGGCGGGCCGAGAGTTCGTCAACGCACCGGTTCAAGCATTCGTACCAATTCTGGTCGAGCACATCGTCCGTCAAAAGCTCGGTCCCTCTGCCCGGACTGCCATTGCCGAACCGTGA
- a CDS encoding PAS domain S-box protein, with translation MSNRPVEPEMPFDVLGIVAAATDRVFENLTALAGSLCGVPLAAVGVVDRGREYFAATTGSLVMGHHDGSSFCSHVMAGREAFEVVDAAADDRFRLAPFVTSAPWVRFCAGAPMILGDGSIVGALCVMDVVPRRLTNDQRRDLVRLAAQLASQLELRWRNAALAAAQIAQLRDRQALDGVVQQTDVMIYAKDLAGRFILANPVLEATLAVPGGLLGRRDDELFTAEMADVLRSNDIAVATERVRQEFEENLAHPDGSVHVYRSTKFPLLDDQQQVYGIAGVSTDVTELITTRAALAESEQRWRALVEHSPVAVAVIGGDGRFCYANPEAVALYGGTVVSDVEGQPARDFVDAQDREEIGGLFQAVLAGGPPVRGRRWRLRQLGGRHRTVEINAVGVLHRGAPAVQVEVRDVSIQAAAQKELQDSERRFHAVFNDSPVAMALSDEQGRWVETNAAFGVLLGVPPTDLIGKTALQYAHPEDHHLIDGSEQGQQDSPDRVHRLEVRFIRPDSTIRWAWVSITATPGPEGRSWTLAIVQDITTRKAAEEALRQSDSDLAAIATVTRSVQAGLDPRPAVVQAIKALSGASTVAMLEPSDPQTLEVTASAGREAVGIAVSLLDLSMTATVWRTGEEVFLSDAADNPIVNPALLALDGTISALWQPVVVQGQVQAMLNVTWQHRVADFSDRAVRSVAMVANEAGVAMHAVQMQQELQRSALTDPLTGSLNRRAWDEQMAQMVDQVRAGGQVLTVALVDLDHFKVYNDTYGHGAGDILLRDFADAARESLRHTDVFARWGGEEFIVAIPGATEAQATTILDRIRRCVPDHRTCSIGYTRWITDEPIATTIARADVALYDAKRGGRNRLASR, from the coding sequence GTGAGCAATCGTCCGGTGGAACCCGAGATGCCGTTTGATGTGTTGGGCATCGTCGCGGCGGCCACGGATCGGGTGTTCGAGAACTTGACGGCGTTGGCGGGCAGCTTGTGCGGCGTGCCGCTCGCTGCCGTCGGCGTCGTCGACCGGGGTCGGGAGTACTTCGCTGCAACCACAGGATCGCTGGTGATGGGCCATCACGACGGCAGTTCCTTCTGCTCCCACGTCATGGCCGGCCGAGAGGCTTTCGAGGTCGTCGATGCCGCCGCCGACGACCGGTTCCGCCTGGCGCCGTTCGTGACGTCGGCGCCGTGGGTGCGTTTTTGCGCCGGCGCCCCGATGATCCTTGGCGACGGGTCCATCGTCGGGGCGTTGTGCGTCATGGACGTGGTGCCACGTCGTCTGACTAACGACCAGCGTCGCGACCTGGTGAGGCTGGCCGCTCAGCTGGCCAGCCAGCTGGAACTGCGGTGGCGCAACGCTGCACTCGCAGCGGCGCAGATCGCCCAGCTCCGTGATCGGCAGGCCCTGGACGGGGTGGTCCAGCAGACCGACGTGATGATCTACGCCAAAGATCTGGCTGGCCGGTTCATCCTGGCCAACCCGGTGCTGGAGGCCACCCTCGCGGTACCGGGCGGACTGTTGGGGCGCCGCGATGACGAACTGTTCACCGCCGAGATGGCGGATGTCCTCCGTAGCAACGACATCGCAGTCGCCACTGAACGGGTCCGGCAGGAGTTCGAGGAAAACCTCGCTCACCCCGATGGTTCGGTGCATGTGTACCGTTCCACCAAGTTCCCGCTGCTCGATGACCAGCAGCAGGTCTACGGCATCGCCGGGGTGTCCACCGACGTCACCGAGTTGATCACCACCCGGGCCGCCCTGGCCGAGTCCGAGCAGCGGTGGCGGGCCCTGGTGGAGCACTCGCCGGTGGCGGTCGCGGTGATCGGCGGCGACGGACGGTTCTGCTACGCCAATCCAGAAGCGGTGGCCCTCTACGGCGGGACGGTCGTCTCCGACGTCGAAGGTCAGCCGGCGCGGGATTTCGTCGACGCCCAGGATCGCGAGGAGATCGGTGGCCTGTTCCAGGCCGTGCTGGCCGGTGGCCCACCGGTGCGCGGCCGTCGTTGGCGGTTGCGGCAACTGGGCGGCCGACACCGGACGGTCGAGATCAACGCGGTGGGTGTGCTTCATCGGGGTGCCCCCGCCGTGCAGGTCGAGGTGCGGGACGTCAGCATCCAGGCCGCTGCCCAGAAGGAACTGCAGGACTCCGAGCGCCGTTTTCACGCTGTCTTCAACGACAGTCCGGTGGCCATGGCGCTTTCGGACGAGCAGGGGCGATGGGTGGAGACGAACGCCGCCTTCGGGGTCCTGCTGGGTGTCCCGCCCACCGATCTCATCGGCAAGACGGCGCTGCAGTACGCCCACCCCGAGGACCACCACCTGATCGACGGTTCCGAGCAGGGCCAGCAGGACAGTCCGGACCGGGTACACCGCCTGGAGGTGAGATTCATCAGGCCCGACAGCACCATTCGGTGGGCCTGGGTCAGCATCACCGCCACTCCCGGGCCCGAGGGCCGGTCCTGGACGCTGGCCATCGTGCAGGACATCACCACCAGGAAGGCGGCGGAGGAGGCGTTGCGCCAATCGGACTCAGATCTGGCGGCGATCGCCACGGTGACTCGCTCGGTGCAGGCCGGGCTCGATCCGCGGCCGGCCGTGGTGCAGGCCATCAAGGCCCTTTCCGGCGCCTCCACCGTGGCGATGCTGGAGCCCTCCGACCCGCAGACGCTCGAGGTCACCGCCTCGGCCGGCAGGGAAGCCGTCGGCATCGCGGTGTCCCTGCTCGATCTGTCGATGACCGCAACGGTGTGGCGCACCGGGGAGGAGGTTTTTCTCTCCGACGCTGCCGACAATCCCATCGTCAACCCGGCGCTGCTCGCATTGGACGGCACGATCAGCGCACTGTGGCAGCCGGTGGTGGTTCAGGGCCAGGTCCAGGCCATGCTGAATGTGACATGGCAACACCGCGTCGCGGATTTCAGCGATCGCGCAGTGCGGTCGGTGGCCATGGTCGCCAATGAAGCGGGCGTGGCCATGCACGCTGTGCAGATGCAGCAGGAGCTGCAACGCTCGGCGCTGACCGACCCGCTGACCGGTTCGCTCAATCGTCGGGCCTGGGATGAGCAGATGGCGCAGATGGTCGATCAGGTCCGGGCGGGCGGTCAGGTGCTGACCGTGGCGCTGGTGGATCTGGACCACTTCAAGGTCTACAACGACACCTACGGCCACGGTGCCGGGGACATCCTGCTCCGTGATTTCGCCGACGCAGCACGGGAGTCGTTGCGGCACACCGATGTCTTCGCCCGCTGGGGCGGGGAGGAATTCATCGTCGCCATTCCCGGCGCCACCGAAGCCCAGGCCACCACGATCCTGGACCGTATTCGCCGATGTGTACCCGACCACCGGACCTGTTCGATCGGCTACACCCGGTGGATCACCGACGAGCCCATCGCCACGACTATCGCCCGCGCCGACGTCGCTCTCTACGACGCCAAACGCGGCGGTCGCAACCGTCTGGCCAGTCGCTGA